Proteins found in one Seonamhaeicola sp. S2-3 genomic segment:
- a CDS encoding DUF368 domain-containing protein, translating to MQGTRTFTDKIFLVLKGLGMGAANKVPGVSGGVVAFVAGFYEEFIYSLQKFNGKAFKLLINGRFKSFFRYINGVFISLLFSGMIISYFSVSKLLDYLILHYELYVWSVFFGMIIGSIYYISKDFEGWCTKAYIALAIGIIIGVSISFLAPAKENDNLLFVFFCGMISVSGMTLPGFSGSFILILMGNYVLLLVDSVNALYDTIFDVISGDFSFIDNAERIRMLKVLAVFTLGSVTGLVTFSHILNYVLKHFRNITLSLLTGFIIGSLGVVWPWKRTVFQTNSDGSFVFDSSGEKIVENYQRFLPKLEGDTFLAIGFILIGIFIVLALEWYGQKTRKIKQ from the coding sequence ATGCAAGGTACTAGAACATTTACAGATAAAATTTTTCTAGTTTTAAAAGGACTAGGTATGGGAGCTGCTAATAAAGTTCCAGGTGTATCCGGAGGTGTAGTAGCTTTTGTTGCAGGTTTTTATGAAGAATTTATTTATTCGCTCCAAAAATTTAATGGCAAAGCTTTTAAACTTTTAATAAACGGACGCTTTAAAAGCTTTTTTCGGTACATAAATGGAGTGTTTATTAGTCTTTTGTTTTCTGGAATGATTATTAGCTACTTTAGTGTTTCTAAATTATTAGACTACCTCATACTTCATTATGAGTTATATGTTTGGAGCGTGTTCTTCGGGATGATAATTGGATCTATTTATTACATAAGTAAAGATTTTGAAGGATGGTGTACTAAAGCATATATTGCGCTTGCAATAGGCATTATTATAGGAGTTAGCATTAGTTTTTTAGCCCCAGCAAAAGAGAATGACAATCTCCTTTTTGTTTTTTTCTGCGGAATGATAAGCGTTTCTGGTATGACTCTACCTGGTTTTTCCGGCTCATTTATCTTAATCTTAATGGGAAATTATGTATTACTTTTGGTAGACTCTGTTAATGCATTATACGATACTATTTTTGACGTGATATCTGGCGATTTTTCATTTATTGATAACGCAGAAAGAATTAGAATGCTAAAGGTTTTAGCCGTATTTACTTTAGGCTCTGTAACTGGTTTAGTAACATTTTCTCATATATTAAATTATGTTTTAAAACACTTTAGAAACATTACACTTTCACTGTTAACTGGTTTTATTATAGGCTCTTTAGGGGTAGTATGGCCTTGGAAAAGAACTGTTTTTCAAACTAACTCAGACGGTTCTTTTGTTTTTGATTCTAGTGGTGAAAAAATTGTAGAAAACTACCAAAGATTTCTACCCAAATTAGAAGGCGATACTTTTTTAGCTATAGGCTTTATTTTAATAGGTATATTTATTGTACTGGCATTAGAATGGTACGGACAAAAAACAAGAAAAATTAAACAATGA
- a CDS encoding shikimate dehydrogenase: protein MNKLGLLGKNIAYSFSRTYFKSKFEKEQITNTTYENFDIESIDLFPSIIKNTKNLKGMNVTIPYKEVVIPFLDKINKKAAKIGAVNTIKVTKKGKLVGYNTDYYGFKKSIEPHLKSHHKKALILGTGGASKAIAYSLKKLGISFQYVSRKQSQGVGFTYQTLTTEDIKNNTVIINCTPLGTFPNIEECPNIPYNGITNKHILFDLIYNPEESTFLKHGKEKGATTINGLKMLELQAEKAWAIWNLK from the coding sequence ATGAATAAATTAGGACTTTTAGGAAAAAACATTGCTTATTCATTTTCAAGAACTTACTTTAAATCTAAGTTTGAAAAAGAACAAATAACCAATACAACTTATGAGAATTTTGATATTGAATCTATAGATTTGTTTCCTTCAATTATAAAAAACACTAAAAATTTAAAAGGCATGAATGTAACTATTCCTTATAAAGAAGTAGTTATACCTTTTCTAGATAAAATAAATAAAAAAGCTGCCAAAATAGGTGCTGTAAACACAATTAAAGTAACAAAAAAGGGAAAATTAGTTGGCTATAACACAGATTATTATGGATTTAAAAAATCTATTGAGCCTCACCTGAAATCGCATCATAAAAAAGCCTTAATTTTAGGAACAGGAGGTGCTAGTAAAGCCATTGCTTACAGCTTAAAAAAGCTAGGAATAAGTTTTCAGTATGTATCAAGAAAACAATCTCAAGGTGTTGGTTTTACCTATCAAACACTAACAACAGAGGATATTAAAAATAATACAGTAATAATAAATTGCACTCCTTTAGGTACTTTTCCTAATATTGAAGAATGCCCTAACATTCCGTACAACGGAATAACTAACAAACACATTTTATTTGATTTGATTTACAACCCAGAAGAATCTACTTTTTTAAAACATGGTAAAGAAAAAGGTGCTACCACTATTAATGGTTTAAAAATGTTAGAATTACAAGCCGAAAAAGCTTGGGCTATCTGGAATTTAAAATAA
- a CDS encoding aspartate aminotransferase family protein: MTTDFLKYQAQTSTHPLAMEISHAKGSYIYDTNKKAYLDFVAGVSACPLGHNHPLVVNAIKEQLDKYMHVMVYGEYVQEPAVELTKLLANNLPNPLKKTYLTNSGTEAIEGALKLAKRATGRSEIIAANKAYHGNTMGSMSVMGYEERKQAFRPLLPNVRFINFNSKKDLEKITTKTACVILETIQGGAGFIEPANNYLANVRKKCNDVGALLILDEIQPGIGRTGKLFGFENYNCIPDILVTGKALGGGMPIGAFTASSKLMDLLMDNPKQGHITTFGGHPVIAASALATLKEITQSNLMDLALKKENLFRKLLVHPLIKEVRGKGLMLAIITDSAETTNSLILKSQDKGLILFWLLFEQKAVRITPPLTITEEEITKGCSIIISILDEIKQQKHHSND; encoded by the coding sequence TTGACCACAGACTTCCTTAAATACCAAGCGCAAACAAGCACCCATCCCTTAGCCATGGAAATCTCCCATGCAAAAGGCTCCTATATATATGACACAAACAAAAAAGCTTATTTAGATTTTGTTGCAGGTGTTTCGGCTTGTCCGTTAGGACATAATCATCCCCTTGTTGTAAATGCCATAAAAGAGCAACTAGACAAGTACATGCACGTTATGGTTTATGGTGAGTATGTTCAAGAACCAGCTGTAGAACTCACTAAATTACTAGCCAATAATTTACCCAATCCTTTAAAAAAAACATACCTAACCAATTCTGGTACCGAAGCCATAGAAGGTGCCTTAAAACTTGCAAAACGAGCAACCGGAAGAAGTGAAATAATAGCAGCAAATAAGGCTTATCACGGAAACACAATGGGTTCTATGAGTGTTATGGGCTATGAAGAACGCAAACAAGCTTTCAGGCCATTACTCCCTAATGTTAGATTTATAAATTTCAATTCTAAAAAAGATTTAGAAAAAATCACAACCAAAACAGCCTGTGTAATTTTAGAAACCATTCAAGGAGGAGCTGGTTTTATTGAACCTGCAAACAACTATTTGGCAAACGTTAGAAAAAAATGTAATGATGTTGGAGCTTTATTAATCCTAGATGAAATTCAACCAGGGATAGGAAGAACAGGTAAGCTTTTTGGATTTGAAAACTACAATTGCATCCCCGATATTTTAGTCACCGGAAAAGCTTTGGGCGGAGGTATGCCTATTGGAGCTTTTACTGCCTCAAGTAAATTAATGGATTTGCTTATGGACAACCCTAAACAAGGACACATAACTACCTTTGGGGGGCACCCAGTAATTGCTGCATCTGCTTTAGCTACACTAAAGGAAATTACTCAAAGTAATTTAATGGATTTAGCTCTAAAAAAAGAGAACCTTTTTAGAAAACTATTAGTCCACCCTCTAATAAAAGAAGTAAGAGGTAAAGGTTTAATGCTTGCTATTATAACAGACTCTGCAGAAACAACAAACTCATTAATATTAAAATCTCAAGACAAAGGATTAATACTTTTTTGGCTTTTATTTGAACAAAAAGCAGTTAGAATTACCCCTCCTTTAACTATTACTGAAGAAGAAATCACCAAAGGATGCTCTATAATTATCAGTATTTTAGATGAAATCAAACAACAGAAACATCATTCAAACGATTGA
- a CDS encoding DUF349 domain-containing protein translates to MSDDNNKLQNTENTDKSNLNVNASDLDTNKSLESSEAQTDEKPTPEADVSDNQVVDKTNIESDKEEKSFESTDKSDDEVINEIEESNAEDAEDEGNKERHTIEVKDYDSMSLEALAIELEKLLKNEKVQAIKSHVDKINGVFKTKFQALVDEKKEEFINNGGHEIDFYYASPVQKRYKEAYRNYRKKLNEHYQNIEKTLKDNLAKKLKIIEELKGLINVEENINTTYKHFKELQEEWRNTGPIPRDKYNNAWNSYHHHVERFYDFLHLNRDLRDLDFKHNLDKKLKIIERAEELAKDDNVLRAFRELQELHKMWKEELGPVAKEHREVIWEKFKAATKIINDKRQAYFKELDKVYEKNLEKKLEIIAKIEAITNQEDANTHNAWQKKIKEVESLRNDFFNAGKVPIKVNESTWAKFKESVRKFNRKKNAFYKNLKKEQYTNLQKKLDLIKVAEDNKDSDDFETITPLMKKIQSDWKKIGHVPRKDSDKIWKQFKNACNHYFDRLHATRNAANKENIEAFNKKSELLNNLKTIKLKGDKEENIKTIKDQINQWKSLGRVPNDKRYIEGKFEKTIDTLLSGLDMDKNEIEMIKFENKLDTLNNPEDTRNLDNERAFIRKKIDEVKGEINQLENNLQFFTNVDDDNPLVKEVRNNIKAHKESLKLWKIKLQKIKELY, encoded by the coding sequence ATGTCTGATGATAATAACAAACTGCAGAACACAGAAAACACTGATAAAAGTAATTTAAACGTAAACGCTAGTGATTTAGATACTAATAAATCGTTAGAATCTTCTGAAGCACAAACAGATGAAAAACCAACCCCTGAAGCTGACGTTTCAGATAATCAAGTGGTTGATAAAACTAATATTGAGTCTGATAAAGAAGAAAAAAGTTTCGAATCTACAGATAAATCAGACGATGAAGTTATCAATGAAATAGAAGAATCTAATGCAGAAGACGCTGAAGATGAAGGCAACAAAGAGCGCCATACCATTGAAGTAAAAGACTATGATTCTATGTCTTTAGAAGCTTTAGCTATAGAGTTAGAAAAACTTCTAAAAAATGAAAAAGTTCAAGCCATTAAATCACACGTCGATAAAATTAATGGTGTTTTTAAAACTAAATTTCAAGCTTTAGTAGATGAAAAGAAAGAGGAATTTATAAATAATGGGGGCCATGAAATAGACTTTTACTACGCATCTCCCGTTCAAAAAAGATACAAAGAAGCTTATAGAAATTATCGTAAAAAACTTAACGAACATTATCAAAATATAGAAAAAACTCTCAAAGATAATTTAGCCAAAAAACTTAAAATTATTGAAGAGTTAAAAGGTTTAATTAACGTTGAAGAAAATATAAATACCACCTACAAGCATTTTAAAGAACTTCAAGAAGAATGGCGTAACACAGGACCTATTCCTAGAGATAAATACAACAATGCTTGGAATAGTTATCACCATCATGTAGAACGTTTTTATGATTTTCTGCATTTAAACAGAGATTTACGCGATCTAGATTTTAAACATAACCTTGACAAGAAACTAAAAATTATTGAGCGAGCCGAAGAATTGGCAAAAGACGACAATGTATTGCGTGCCTTTAGAGAACTTCAGGAGTTACACAAAATGTGGAAAGAAGAGCTTGGTCCGGTTGCAAAAGAACACAGAGAAGTTATCTGGGAAAAATTTAAAGCGGCCACCAAAATAATTAATGATAAGCGTCAAGCATACTTTAAAGAACTTGATAAAGTTTACGAAAAAAACCTTGAAAAAAAGCTTGAAATTATTGCTAAAATTGAAGCAATAACCAACCAAGAAGATGCTAATACTCACAATGCTTGGCAAAAGAAAATTAAAGAAGTTGAAAGCTTAAGAAATGATTTCTTTAACGCAGGCAAAGTACCCATTAAAGTTAATGAAAGTACTTGGGCTAAATTCAAAGAATCTGTTAGAAAATTTAATAGAAAAAAGAATGCCTTTTATAAAAATTTAAAGAAAGAACAATATACCAATCTTCAGAAAAAACTCGATTTAATTAAGGTAGCTGAAGATAATAAAGATAGTGACGATTTTGAAACCATAACCCCTTTGATGAAAAAAATTCAAAGCGATTGGAAAAAAATTGGTCATGTACCTAGAAAAGATAGCGACAAAATTTGGAAACAATTTAAAAATGCCTGCAATCATTATTTTGATAGATTACACGCTACCAGAAATGCCGCCAATAAAGAAAACATTGAAGCTTTTAATAAAAAGAGCGAACTTCTTAACAATTTAAAAACAATAAAACTTAAAGGCGATAAAGAGGAAAATATTAAAACCATAAAAGACCAAATTAACCAATGGAAATCTTTAGGTAGAGTACCTAATGATAAACGCTACATTGAAGGTAAATTTGAAAAAACCATTGATACATTACTTTCTGGTTTAGATATGGATAAAAATGAAATAGAAATGATTAAGTTTGAAAACAAACTTGACACTCTTAACAATCCTGAAGATACCAGAAACTTAGACAATGAACGTGCTTTTATTAGAAAAAAGATAGACGAAGTTAAAGGCGAAATAAATCAACTTGAAAATAATTTACAGTTTTTTACTAATGTTGATGATGATAACCCTTTAGTAAAAGAAGTACGTAACAATATAAAAGCTCACAAAGAATCTTTAAAACTTTGGAAAATTAAACTACAAAAAATTAAAGAGCTTTATTAA
- the proB gene encoding glutamate 5-kinase — protein sequence MYKEKIVIKVGTNVMTNKDNRIVRPVLNGLVRQIAALYERDIMTILVSSGSVIAGKEVLGKSKIEDKTQRRQVYSAIGQPRMMRLYYNIFHDYGMKCAQVLPTKRDFSPGIHRQNMINCCEGLLAEGVIPIANEDDAVSVTMSMFSDNDELASLIAQLINADKLIILTDIDGVYTGHPEEEDSNLIKNVEPNEDLDKYIKESNKAEGEGRGGMGSKLDYAQQTAANNIPTFIANGKEENTIIDIIEGKSVGTKVSF from the coding sequence ATGTATAAAGAAAAAATAGTTATTAAAGTTGGTACTAATGTAATGACCAACAAAGACAACCGAATTGTTAGACCTGTTTTAAATGGTTTAGTTAGGCAAATAGCAGCACTTTATGAACGTGATATTATGACAATTTTAGTGTCTTCGGGTTCTGTTATAGCAGGTAAAGAAGTTTTAGGAAAATCTAAAATAGAAGATAAAACACAAAGACGTCAGGTTTATTCAGCTATTGGTCAACCCCGAATGATGCGACTTTATTATAATATTTTTCATGATTATGGAATGAAATGTGCCCAAGTTTTACCAACAAAAAGAGATTTTAGCCCCGGAATTCATAGACAAAATATGATTAATTGTTGCGAAGGTTTACTAGCAGAAGGTGTTATTCCTATTGCTAATGAAGATGATGCTGTTTCTGTAACTATGTCTATGTTTTCAGATAACGATGAATTAGCTAGTTTAATAGCGCAACTTATAAATGCTGATAAACTTATTATTTTAACTGATATAGACGGTGTTTACACTGGTCATCCAGAAGAAGAAGATAGTAATTTAATAAAGAATGTTGAACCAAATGAAGATTTAGATAAATACATTAAAGAAAGTAATAAAGCTGAAGGCGAAGGTAGAGGAGGTATGGGCTCTAAATTAGATTATGCACAACAAACGGCAGCAAATAACATCCCTACTTTTATAGCAAATGGAAAAGAAGAAAATACTATAATAGATATTATTGAAGGTAAATCTGTAGGAACTAAAGTGTCTTTTTAA
- the proC gene encoding pyrroline-5-carboxylate reductase translates to MKVLVIGAGNMGLTYAEGMSKSKLLKKKNIMVLDKSEEKLEVLNKIAHFDAFDALEDCVPEADIIFIAVKPYHAEEVFKAIKGLVKPQQIIISIMAGVSISRINEITGLKKIVRAMPNLPAKIGKGLTSYVASNDVSRIELLTVESLLDTTGKSIKVSNEELIDASTGISGSGPAYVFYFMQSMMEAALQMGFSKNDSTVLVSQTFTGAVELFNQSNLSPNSWMERVASKGGTTRAALDSMDDNNLNELIKEAAFAAFNRAIELGKEY, encoded by the coding sequence ATGAAAGTACTAGTAATTGGCGCAGGTAATATGGGACTTACCTATGCAGAAGGAATGTCTAAATCAAAACTTTTAAAAAAGAAAAATATAATGGTTTTAGATAAGTCTGAAGAAAAACTAGAAGTATTAAACAAAATTGCACATTTTGATGCATTTGATGCTTTAGAAGACTGCGTACCCGAAGCTGATATAATATTTATAGCAGTAAAACCTTATCATGCCGAAGAGGTATTTAAAGCCATTAAAGGGTTAGTAAAACCACAGCAAATTATTATTTCAATTATGGCAGGAGTATCTATTTCAAGAATTAACGAGATAACTGGCTTAAAAAAAATTGTTAGAGCAATGCCAAATTTACCAGCAAAAATAGGCAAGGGGTTAACCTCTTATGTAGCGTCTAATGATGTGTCTCGAATAGAACTACTAACAGTAGAAAGCCTCTTAGATACCACAGGAAAGTCTATAAAAGTATCTAATGAGGAGCTAATAGATGCATCAACAGGTATTTCTGGTAGCGGACCAGCTTATGTGTTTTATTTTATGCAAAGCATGATGGAGGCGGCACTACAAATGGGATTTTCAAAAAACGATTCTACTGTTTTAGTAAGTCAAACTTTTACAGGTGCTGTAGAACTATTTAATCAGTCTAATTTATCACCAAATTCTTGGATGGAGCGTGTGGCATCAAAAGGTGGTACAACACGGGCGGCATTAGATTCTATGGACGATAATAACCTAAATGAATTAATAAAAGAAGCTGCTTTTGCTGCATTTAATCGTGCAATTGAATTAGGAAAAGAATATTAA
- a CDS encoding lipopolysaccharide assembly protein LapB — protein MEFSHNDNNNLPLTKFESMLKTNHILFFDSEEFENIIHYYLNQGKIALAKKAIKLGLDQHPSSINLKLFKVEVFVFEDKLIEADNLLNELYSLDPKNEEIYIQKANVLSKRDEHQQAIDVLKRALELTDDVVDLYSLIGMEYLFLDEYENAKNYFMKCLEADLQDYSALYNVIYCFEFLNQNEEAISYLNAFLDKNPYCEVAWHQLGKQYMLLKNYQKALAAFDFAIISDDTFVGAYLEKGKVLEALKRYEDAIESYSISLKLDDPTSFALLRIGACYEKLNNKELAVQYYYKTVHEDPLLDKGWIAITKFYNKNRNYQKALYYINKAINIDSENVNYWKLYAQINQRLNLYEEAERGFKKALDLGNYELNTWLSRGDLLIKLGEPEAAIKNFEQAIEFYPENAELEFRLAGLFFLKNEIRKGEFHLKNAISHNGEFSFILEELFPSISNKILVKNLLKQNL, from the coding sequence ATGGAGTTTAGTCATAACGACAACAACAATTTACCTCTCACTAAGTTTGAATCGATGTTAAAAACAAATCATATTTTGTTCTTCGATTCTGAAGAATTCGAAAACATCATCCATTATTATCTTAATCAAGGAAAAATTGCACTCGCCAAAAAAGCCATTAAACTGGGGCTAGATCAACATCCCTCCTCTATTAACTTAAAACTTTTTAAAGTGGAAGTTTTTGTTTTTGAAGACAAACTAATAGAGGCTGATAATTTACTTAATGAACTTTATAGTCTAGATCCCAAAAACGAAGAAATCTACATTCAAAAAGCCAATGTGCTATCTAAAAGAGATGAACATCAACAAGCTATTGATGTACTAAAAAGAGCCTTAGAATTAACCGATGATGTAGTTGATTTGTACTCTTTAATAGGAATGGAATATCTTTTTCTTGATGAATATGAAAATGCCAAAAATTATTTCATGAAATGTTTAGAAGCAGATCTTCAAGATTATTCTGCACTTTATAATGTTATTTACTGCTTTGAGTTTTTAAACCAAAATGAAGAGGCTATTTCATACTTAAATGCATTCTTAGATAAAAACCCTTATTGTGAAGTTGCATGGCATCAATTAGGAAAACAATACATGCTTTTAAAAAATTATCAAAAAGCCCTTGCTGCATTTGATTTTGCCATTATATCCGATGACACTTTTGTAGGCGCCTACCTAGAAAAAGGAAAAGTTTTAGAAGCTTTAAAACGATATGAAGATGCTATTGAAAGCTATAGCATTTCTTTAAAATTAGATGACCCAACGTCATTTGCCCTATTACGAATTGGCGCCTGTTATGAAAAATTAAACAACAAAGAACTAGCCGTACAATACTATTACAAAACAGTACATGAAGACCCACTTTTAGACAAAGGCTGGATTGCCATTACTAAATTTTACAACAAAAATAGAAATTACCAAAAGGCATTATACTACATTAATAAAGCTATAAATATTGATTCTGAAAACGTAAATTACTGGAAACTATATGCCCAAATAAACCAAAGGCTAAACTTATATGAAGAGGCCGAAAGAGGTTTTAAAAAAGCTTTAGATCTTGGTAATTACGAATTAAATACTTGGCTATCAAGAGGCGATTTACTTATTAAATTAGGAGAACCAGAGGCTGCCATTAAAAATTTTGAACAAGCCATTGAATTTTATCCAGAAAATGCCGAATTAGAATTTAGATTGGCTGGTTTATTTTTTCTAAAAAATGAAATAAGAAAAGGAGAATTTCACCTAAAAAATGCTATCAGTCATAACGGTGAGTTTTCTTTTATTTTAGAAGAGTTATTCCCTTCAATTTCTAATAAAATACTTGTAAAAAACCTGCTAAAACAAAACTTATAG
- a CDS encoding DUF368 domain-containing protein: protein MQRRFIDYFVISLKGLAMGAADVVPGVSGGTIAFISGIYEELITSLNNISFSLFKTLKNDGLKSTWNQLNGNFLLALFIGIGISVLSLAKGLEWAIHNHPILIWSFFFGLVLASIIFIGKQIKKWRLITIIGLIVGAFVAYYITSIPSLSASSSGYWFMFLAGALAICAMILPGISGAFILVLLGAYQPVLEALNNKDYKTILIVGIGAVVGLLSFSKLLKWLFKNYHNLTLAILTGFIIGSLNKIWPWKETLSFRTNSKGEQIAFLEKSISPFSFEGNNQLALAIVLMIIGFATIFILEKLGSKKQ from the coding sequence ATGCAAAGACGTTTTATTGATTATTTTGTAATATCTCTAAAAGGATTAGCCATGGGAGCTGCCGATGTGGTACCTGGTGTATCTGGCGGAACTATAGCTTTTATTTCTGGCATTTATGAAGAACTAATAACTTCACTTAACAACATTAGCTTCTCTTTATTTAAAACCCTAAAAAATGATGGATTAAAATCTACTTGGAACCAATTAAATGGCAATTTCTTATTAGCCCTTTTTATAGGTATTGGTATTAGTGTTTTATCTCTTGCTAAAGGTTTAGAGTGGGCTATACATAACCACCCAATATTAATTTGGTCTTTCTTTTTTGGTCTGGTTTTAGCTAGTATTATTTTTATTGGAAAACAAATAAAAAAATGGCGACTCATCACAATAATAGGTTTAATTGTTGGAGCATTTGTAGCTTATTATATCACATCTATTCCTTCGTTAAGCGCATCTAGTTCTGGTTACTGGTTTATGTTTTTAGCGGGCGCTTTAGCTATTTGTGCTATGATTTTACCCGGCATATCTGGAGCTTTTATCTTGGTTTTATTAGGAGCATACCAACCTGTTTTAGAAGCCCTAAACAACAAAGATTACAAAACAATTTTAATTGTTGGCATTGGTGCTGTAGTTGGGTTGCTTTCTTTTTCTAAACTTTTAAAATGGTTGTTTAAAAACTATCATAATCTTACATTAGCTATTTTAACTGGCTTTATTATTGGTTCATTAAACAAAATTTGGCCTTGGAAAGAAACCTTATCGTTTAGAACCAATTCAAAAGGAGAACAAATTGCTTTCTTAGAAAAAAGTATTTCTCCATTTTCTTTTGAAGGAAATAACCAATTAGCCTTAGCCATAGTTTTAATGATTATAGGATTTGCAACTATTTTTATTCTTGAAAAACTTGGATCTAAAAAACAGTAA